In the Terriglobia bacterium genome, AGCCCCCCGAAGGGGGGCCGTGGCACGGGGCAAGGGTCGCGGCGTTCGCGATGTGTGCGGACGTTGTAGCCACTCACTCACTATGTCATCCTGAGCGCAGCAAAGGACCTGCTTTCTCTGGAACCTTGAATTTGGAATTTTGAGCGACTTCCCCCGATGCCTGCCAGCTTCATACTTTCTGACTCCTGGCTCCTGACTTCTGCCTCCTGCTCCTCAGTTGGGCAACGACCAGATCTGGGTGGCGAGATTGTCGCCGCAAACCTGCATCTGCAGAAACTGGGGCTTACTCTCCGGCCCGGCAGCCGACAGGCACTGGAGATCGCCGTCGTTGACCAGGTCCCCTTTCAGCGTATAGCGCCAGTGCTGCGCGCTCGCCGGCCGGCAGGCTTCAAGCACCGGCTTGCCATCCACAACCGCCAGGCACTGGTCGCCAGAGCGCAGCGCGCCCTGCCGGGTGAAGGTCCAGCTCTCGCTGGCCGCGCCGGTACACTCTCCCACGCTTCCCGGCGCAGCCAGACATCGGGCATATCCCTCGATGCTGTGTGGCCGGTTTTTTACGTTGTCTACCAGAGTTATCGTACCGGTGCGCGAGGCCGCGCCGCACTGGGAAGAAGCATGGATTCGCCAGATGTTCGTGTCGTGAGGCGCCACTTCCGCCTCGAGCGTGGAGACCGACGATTGTTCATTGCCGTTCCACAGCTCTTTTGCATCCAGCGTGCATCCTGAGTTTGCCGCAAAACCGAGCTCGGCCGGATGCAGATCCACCTTGACGGGCGCTTCGCTGCGGTCCAGCACTGCCACTGCATCATCGCCATTCGCCAGGCGCTTGAACAGAACGTCTGTCTCCGGTGTTCGCCGCACCAGCGTGGCCACCTGGCCGCGCGGGTCCTGGTCAATGGCTATCACCGCCTTGTTGCCCAGGACGGCAATGGCCTGCGGACTGAGTTCGGTGAGGTTCGAGCCGAGAACCAGTGGAGCGGACATCATGGACCACAGCGCAAACTGGCTGCGGCTTTCGGGCAGGCTCATGCCGGTGTCGCCGGCGATGATGAAGTCGGCGTCGTTCCAGTCGCCCGGCCTCTGGAACCGTCCCACCGGAAGCGTATAGGCATAATTCCACAGCACGCTCTGGAACCGCGTGGTGGGTGGAAATCGCCGGCGGAAACTGGCAGGAATGGGATGCGCATGGTAGCTCGAGATGTCGGTACCGACGCGATGCAACTGGCCGTAATCCCCGCTCCACATCAGGACGGTGTACCGGTCCGGCGTGCCCAGGAAGTACGATGCCGTCGATTCTGAAAAGACGATGGGGCGGCCCACTGTTTCGAGCGCCTGATGCTCGGCCGCATAGAGCATGCGGAAAGCCTGTTCATCCGTCTCGCCGGGCGGAATGTAGATGTTGCAGTGGTCGAGCTTGAGATAATCGACGCCCCAGGAAGCGAACAGACGGGCGTCCTGAAGGAAGTGGTCTTGTCCGCCGCCCTGTGGCTGTCCGCTGCCAGCAAACCCGCCGCAGGTCATAGCGCCGGAATCCTCATAGATACCGAATTTCAGGCCCAGCTTGTGGACGGCATCGGCCACCGATTTCATTCCGTTCGGGAAGCGCTGCGGGTCCGGCTGCAGGTTGCCGCTCGCATTGCGGTCTTTCAGCATCCAGCAGTCGTCGATGGTCACCGTGTTGTAGCCGAGAGCGGAAAGCCCGGTCGAGACCAGCGCCCGCGCATTATCGAGAATCGTATCGGCCGTGAATCCGCACTGGTAATGCGCCCAGTCATTCCAGCCCATCGGCGGCGTGGCGGCCAGAACTTCTTTATGACCGGCCTGCGCTCCAAAAATGGGAACCGCCGCCCAGCAGGCCGCGGCCAGAAACATTGAAGCCAGCATCGGCGAGACCAGGCCTTTACGCCGCCAGCCGACAGACGACCGGTCCGCGGCTCCTCCAGTGACGTTGCGGAGGGTCAATTGAAAACGGCTTACATGAAGACTTCGCGCTTGCAAAGACATCACACCTCCAAATAGAAGAATCACCGGGATTTCTTTTTCAGCATTTCAGCGGTTGAAAATATTACACCCATTGGCGTCCCACCGAGTAGAGTTTTTCCCGTAGTGCGGACCTCCGGTGTTGCGGTCCGCGGTTCCCTTCTGCAATCTCAAACAT is a window encoding:
- a CDS encoding ricin-type beta-trefoil lectin domain protein, whose translation is MSLQARSLHVSRFQLTLRNVTGGAADRSSVGWRRKGLVSPMLASMFLAAACWAAVPIFGAQAGHKEVLAATPPMGWNDWAHYQCGFTADTILDNARALVSTGLSALGYNTVTIDDCWMLKDRNASGNLQPDPQRFPNGMKSVADAVHKLGLKFGIYEDSGAMTCGGFAGSGQPQGGGQDHFLQDARLFASWGVDYLKLDHCNIYIPPGETDEQAFRMLYAAEHQALETVGRPIVFSESTASYFLGTPDRYTVLMWSGDYGQLHRVGTDISSYHAHPIPASFRRRFPPTTRFQSVLWNYAYTLPVGRFQRPGDWNDADFIIAGDTGMSLPESRSQFALWSMMSAPLVLGSNLTELSPQAIAVLGNKAVIAIDQDPRGQVATLVRRTPETDVLFKRLANGDDAVAVLDRSEAPVKVDLHPAELGFAANSGCTLDAKELWNGNEQSSVSTLEAEVAPHDTNIWRIHASSQCGAASRTGTITLVDNVKNRPHSIEGYARCLAAPGSVGECTGAASESWTFTRQGALRSGDQCLAVVDGKPVLEACRPASAQHWRYTLKGDLVNDGDLQCLSAAGPESKPQFLQMQVCGDNLATQIWSLPN